The DNA region GGCAGATGATCAGTGGGAACACAGAGGACTGAGCGTGGATGATGAGGACTCTGGCGGGAGGGTCCGGGTCCCCAGCAGAGGAGCCACAGCCTCACTCGTCCTGCAACAAGACTGGCGCGGCCACCTCCGGAGGTGACAGCAGCAAGGGCAATGGTGATGGGCAGCTATTGAGTGCCTGAAGAGTGACCTCATCAGACCCTCAGTGCAGCCCAGTGAGGCGAGGTCTGTCATCCCGTTtgcaagaggaaactgaggctcagagaccgGGCACCGCTACAGAAACTCCTCCCGAACTCCCCTGTCAGAGTCGGTGCCCAACAGAGTGGCAGGCAAGGGGCGGGCAGGCACCCCCACAGGATGTGCAGGGGTGACTGAGACAGCCTGGAACTCGGCCCCATATCGGGGAGACAGACAGGGCAGGGGCCCCGGGCTCAGAACCAGCCCCTCCTGGCCTGGGGTTGGAGGGTCCGCCCTCACCCAGACCTGAGGAGCCCCATGCCTGAGCCTGAGGGAGTACTGCAGACCCCACTGTGGTCTCCAGGACACACCCAGGAACATgccacacgtgcacacacacaccacacacaccccacacaccacaCGTGCACATCCCAGCCCGAGGGCTGCCCAGAGCCGCCTCTCCGCACACCACAGCATTCAGGCCCAAGGCTGACAAGGCGGATGAGGCCTCTCGCACTCTCTGAAACAAAGGCCAAGGAGGCCGGCCCAGGGACTTCGGATCCAGGCAGAGGCCCCGCGTGGAGGGCGGGTGAGGTGGCTGGGCAACGGACGAGGACAAGGTGgtaagaaaagaacattttatttccaGTCTAAGAATGTATTACAAACAGTGTCCAGGTTGAGAAACGGCCAACAGCGAAGGGACAAAGCGAGGTGTTCACAGGGAGCTGCTGGACCGTGGTCAGGGCCGGCTCCAGGCTGTGCGAGAGGAAGCCACCCAGGGCGTGGACAATGGGCCAGACACAGCCCCGCCTCCGACGCAGCCCCGCCTCTGACGCAGCCCCGCCTCCGACGCAGCCCCGCCTCTGACGCAGAGCTGCTGAGCACCAAGCGGGGCTGAGCACTGGGCCCGGGGAAACACGCGCAGGGCCCGGAGCCTCCAGATGCCAAGGCAGCCTTTGGCCCCGCGCGGAGGTGCAGACGGGAGCCAGAGGGGCTCCCACCAGGGACCTGGGGCACGTGGCCCCTCCCAGCGGGGTCAGCAGGCGAGGCTGCTCCGAGGACACCGCCTGCTGCCGGAGCCTTCCCACAAGGGCTTCATCGGGGAGCAGTGGGGCCCAGACCCCAGAGACCCCGCAAGTCACGCAGCctcctgagcttcagtttctcccATAGAAGGGGATGAGAGCCAGCGCGCACGGAGCCCGGGGGCCTGGGCTGGTGGAGCCCGGGTGTCCGGAGCCTCTGTGGTGGCTTGGCGCTTAGCAGGTGGTGTGACTGCACCAGAGAGGTGACGGGGAGAACTGGCCACCCACGAAGTGGGAGTGAGGCCCGAGGAGGACAAGGCCAGCAGCGGGGCCTCTAGCCCTTGGCGCCCCAGTGCAAGGCACCAGCCAGCAGAGATGCAGCACCCGCCTGATCCTCAGGGTTGGGGGACACAGAGTGAAGCAGCTGGGCCTTGGGGCTCTGGTGACCCCAACCTGCCGGACCCAGAGCCCATGACTCCCAGAACTCACCTCCCCGTCAGTCCCTTCCTCCACTGGCAGCCACAGGGCGCCCCTCCAACTCCCCTCTCCGGGAGACCCCCCAGTCCCTCCCGCAGAATGCAAAGCAAGGAGGTCAGCGCCACCTCCTCTCCCGTCTGGGGGCAAATTCAGCCCCTTTGCAGCCTCAAGGCCATATCTGTGGCTCTCAAGGAGGGGGGTTTACCTTGAGTCCTCCACAGACTGGACATGCCGAAAAGAAAGCCGGGGATGGCCCCGCGTGGGGGCTGCCTGCTTCCCAGGGCTCGCCGGGGGCCGGGCTGGGCAGTGTGGCCTCGCTGCCCTGGGGGGCCTCCGTCACCAGGCCCCGCCGTCTTGTGCCCAGCCAGCCAGAGGGACACCCAGCGGACGTCTGGCCGCCTGAGTCCCCGGCCGCACCGTCGCCGGGGCTGCCCTGCGAGGCGGGGCTGTGGTCCCTGGGAACCAGGCGGAGGCTGCGTGGTGTATCATAGTGGGGCCTCAGGGAGGTTGGCACCTGGTACTCGACGGCCCCAGGCAGGCAGGTGCACAGGCTGGGCTCAGGCGCCCCAGCTGCTGGCAGGCTGAGCAGTGAGCCCAGTTCGTCCGTGGCCCGCCACACGTCCAGGCTGCTGCCCGCATAGGACGAGAGGCTGCCGGAGTAGGAGGAGTGGCTGCCAGTGGCAATGCCGCTGTCCGAGGAGCTCTGGCGGCCGACCTCCTGCAGCTGCCGTGGCCGCAGTGGCTTGGGGGGTGGCCTTGAGGCACCCAGCATGGCTTCCCCGGGGGCCTGGGCAGCTGCTGGTCTAGGCCCCTCCTGCGACGTGCTCGCCGACGACAAGGACTGCTCTGGCCAGGCGGTGAGCCGGCTGCTGGCGCTGACGTCCAAGTGGCTGGCCTCTGAGGATGAGCTGGACAGGCTGCGGTCGTCCCCTGAGACAGAGCAGGAAGCCAAGGCAGCTGGGGGAGTgcagggggctggggagggctcagggTGGGGCTAATGCCTGGTGGACCCCCACGGGCCAGCACTCTCTGGTCTCGCCccacccctcccagcccccaACCCCTGGGGGCTATAGCAGAAACCCGGCTGCAACAACGACAGCCCCTCTGCCCCTCGTCCACTCCTGTTTGTCTGCCCCTGTCCTTCTGCCACCCGCTCTACTAAGGCCTGggcccctccctcccagcctccctgtcACTACCTTAgtcccagcctcctcctcttccccagagCTCCCCACCCTCCCTGACTAAGAGACCTGGGCTGCATACCCAGCCATCCCCACCAACTTCCAGGGCCTCCTGGGGCGGCTCGCCCTCTGCACCGTCCCAGCTCCAAGGCTGGCCTGGACATCCTTTCCCGAGAACTTCCCAGGCCCTGCCAGCCTGGACATGAGGTCTCAGCTGTGCCCACACACCTTGACTCACCCCCTGCCCTCACCACGCTGGCATCCTTGCCTcactccctgtctccctccccacAGGGGATGAGAAGCACACCCAGGCTGCCTCCCGCCTGCCAGGCTGGGCCTCGCGCACTCGTGGGAAAGCCGCTTTCATCTCTGCTGCCTCTCAAGCTGcctgctctgccttccagggCTCCCAATTGCAAAGCAGTTGTGAGTCGCCCCCAGGAAGGCAAAAGCTCCCTGCAAACCTGAGTCCCCTCCTcctggggcagggcaggaggggagATGGCCACTGTCTGCTCGGTGCCCTCTGGGGGACAGGCAGTGATCCGAGAGCACTGACTGGACCAGCATGGCTCCTGCACTTGGCCCTGGGAACACAGGTGGCCCATGCAGCCACCCTTCTGGGAGCACAGCGGCCTCTCCTGCCCTGCCAGCCCCTTCCACCGCCTCCTCTCCCCACGAtggcaacagagccagagccACTGGCAGCTGAAGAGGCACCTCTGCCCCTGAGCAGCTAGCTCGCCTGCCTGAGAGCCTTTTGTCTGGGCACAGAAGGTAAAACCAACACGCAGGGCCTTGGTCTCCCCCGGCCACAAGCTGGTGGGCAGGAAAGGAGTCAAAGGCTCTCAGGCCAGAGCCACCCTTCCCATCAGCATCTCAGACCAGAGTGTAGTAAATGTGGAATTGTAAGTGAAGGAAGGAGTGAGCTGAgcaggggaagaaggagggaagggatgAATGGGTGGGAGACGGAAAGAAGGAAtgagcaggaaggagaaagaatgaatgagcaagagggaaatgaaggaatgaatgagcaGGGGggagaaggaatgaatgaatgagcaagagggacatgaagaaatgaatgagtaggcagagaaggaaggaatgaatgagcaGGAGGGAAATGAATGAAgagcagggggaggaggagggaatgaATGAGCAGGTGGAGAAGGAATCAATGAATGAGCAGGtggagaaggaaggaatgaatgagcaggagggaaatgaaggaaggaatgagCATGGggagaaggaatgaatgaagcaGGGGGAgcaggaaggaatgaatgagtggggggagaaggaaggaaggaatgagcaggagagaaatgaaggaatgaatgaatgagcaggagggaaaatgaaggaatgaatgagcaggggggaaggaaggaaggaatgagcaggaggaagaaggaaggaaggaatgagcagtgggggggaaggaaggaatgaatgagtgggGGGAGAAGTGAATGAGTtggggggagaaggaaggaaggaatgagcggggggagaaggaaggaaggaatggggagaaggaaggaaggaatggggggaaggaaggatgaatggggagggaaggatgaaggaaggaaggaatgagcaggagaaagaaggaatgcATGAATGAGCAGAGGGAGCCAGCAGCCCCCACACATGCATGGATGCCTCCCGAGCTCTCCCACTGGAGGCTTAGCTGAAGTCCCACAGCCCAGGCCAGCCCCTGGCCCTACCTCCACTGCCCAGCCGGCCCGCATGCGAGAGGAGGCTCAGCCGCTTCTCCAGCTGCAGGGTTTCCAGGGCTTCCTGGGCCACGCGCTCCTCCACAGTCGAGGGTCCCGGGGGACTTGGGTCTGCAGCAGAGAGAAGACTCAGTGGAGGAGGTGGCCCCCACTGCCCACCCTTGCCCACAGGCACCAGGCCCAGCCTGACGTGGTGGTGGCCCCCTCCGTGGAGTGGCAGTCCCCTGGGAGTCCCCGCTTCTCCCCGTGCCTCAGCCCAGATGCGGGGCCTCAAATGCAGGCACCCACACCACCCCTATCCAGGCCACCATCTGCCCAGCTGGGTCCCTGCACCCATGGATGGCGCTGCCACCTGTCCACTCACCAGGACCCCACGCCGGCCAGACCCCTCTTCCTCACCATGgagtttttcaattttctgttcCAAAAATGAccagcccctcccccatccccagagCCGGTCTTGCTGCAAGAGGGGCTGCCCACCGCTGATTCACGGTGCCCATTTCTCACAGGCTCCCCTCCGCCTGGGGAAATGCCCGCCCACCTTGTGGCGGTCCCACCATTCCCTGGGGCCTTGGATGGAGCCTCATACTGTGCCCAAGGCTCAGAGCACAGTGGTCTGCGGACCCTCGGCCGCACCCAGCCCCGCCCTTCAGGGCTGCATCCAGGGAGCACCAGCCCCACCCTCTCTGGTCATCGTCCATGTGTCCTCTGGGACTGAGTGGCAGGAAAGCTCCCCTTGGGCAGGACCTCTCACTGGCCCCTCGGCACCGCTGTCCCGAGCCTCAGCATCACTGCCCTGGTCCCCAAGCCCCCGCCCGTGCTGGGATGTCCCAGGCACTAAGTGATGTGAGCACTAGGCTGAGTGGCTGCCGTGCTCCAAACAGCAGGGCTCAAGATCCTGCCCCTTCCACATCCATGGCACCCACAGCCACAGCCGTCCCAAAGAGTTTCCCCGGCAGGGAAGCCACAGCTACACCCACAAGAGCAAACCGACCCCGTCCTGCTCCAAGTGGCCTCCTCTGGGCCTCCAGGACACACCTCCTGCCACCCACCTTGGGGGCATCTGCAGGACTCAGCCGAAACAGGTCCAAGGACCTGCTCTCCCCAAAATCCAGGAGCAGTGGCAGCATGGAAAGTTCACACCAAATTCTGCAGCACGCAGAGGACTGGAAGGTACAGCCCCCAGCCTGGGACACCTGGATCAGAGCCTCGGTGGACAGAACCGAGCCTGGCGGAGGCTGGAGCGGGACATCCTGACCCCGTAGTCAGGGTTCCggagaaacaaacagaaagcaatggtGTCCCTGTCCGGGTTCACGTCTAGGCTGAAGAGGCCCCATCCCTGATAGGACACTGTCCTCTGCTGACACCTTCAGGCGCCCAGCTGGGTCCTTGAGCACAACAGGAGGCCCCATCAGGACTCGGAACAGGGCCCTCCCCACGGGCAGGCGAGAGCTCACAGCACGCGGCCCAGGAACGCAAGAAGGACCTGGAGGAGCCTCCCCCAGCCTCCGGGTATGGCCGCCCCAAGGCACTGCCCGGGTCAGCCTGGGGCCCTGCCAGCCCATGACCCTGTGGCCCCATCTGTAGCATTGCCAGGGACAGGGATGGGGCCAGTACAAGCCTTTCTGCTGTGCCCTCTCTGCCTGTGCCTGGGAGGGTGGAAGGCAATGGCAGCCAAGGCTGTGCCAGCTCAGGCCCCAGTCCCTCGTGACACAGCCTGCTGGTGGCCATGGAGCACACAGGCCACTCGGCTTGGCAGCTCCTGGTGCTTTCACCGACATTCTGCCGCGTGGGCAGGACAGCAGGCGCCAGTCTTGGCTCCTTGGTGTGCTGAGGGTCCAGGCTGAAGACAAGCACAGTGACAGGACAGCACCACTGTCCCTCAGCACTCAGGCGTTCCGACCAGGGCCCCCCCACAAAGCCAGTGCCCTGCAGTTGGGATGAAGAGCAGCCCTCGGTGACACCAGGGTCAGGACGCAGGACACAACCTCCCACCGTTTCCCTTCCAGTAGCTGGTGGGCAAGACACGGATCGACTCCCAGCTCCACCATGCACCCCCTGAGCCTCTCAACCTCGTCTGCAAAAGGGTGCAGCAACGGTGCACCCCCGTGGAGGCCGGGCCAAGAAGGTAACATGCACGCCGTGCTTGGAGCGTGGCGGATGCCAGGCCTCTGGGCCCTTCCCTCCTGCTCCTGGCGGGTCTGGCTGCCTCTGGGCCTTGGTGTCCACATGCAGAAGACCAAGGGGCTGGACTTCTGCATCTCTCAGCCCCTCCGGTGAGTCTTCAACACAGGAGGATGGCAGGAAGCCCAGAGCATGAGGACGCTGCCCGCAGGGCTTTATCGTGGGAGCCCTGTGATCACGGGCTCCAGTGTTTAGCCAGCCTGCGCAGACGACCCCATCAGCCCAGACCCTCCCACGAGTCCAGCCTGCAGGGGCTGGGCCCACGGCTCCTCCGGCAGGGTGCTGCCCAGCATAGTGTCCCAGCTCGACCAGCACCTCCAGGTGGCCTGAGGCCCCCACACATCTGCAGAGGCACAGCTTGGGGGCACAGCTGGGGGGCACAGTTGGGGGGCACAGCTGCAGGCTGAGGCCCTGACAGCAGAGCTTTCTGAGAGCTCCCAGCTGACTCTGACGAGGACGTCCTGTGGAGTGGGGTCTGGGACTTCTGGTCAGCCCAACACCCTCCAGCCGTCAGCAATGGCCCTCTCTGGCGCTGGTCCGCTTGCTGCCTGCGGTGGGGCCTGTCCCGTCTAGCGGCTGTCCCAGGCCGACCCTCCCCAGCATCCTCTACCCAGTGCTGCTTCCCTGGCACGGCCTGTGTTCCCTGGGAACCGCCTGAGGGGAGCAGGAGAGAGCAGGGAGCCCTTCTCAACCTCCTGCTGCCTCTGCCCGTCCCTGTCCCCACCCTGCGCCCTGCACACCGTCGCCTTGCACAGTCGAACACGCCGACCACATCATCCATGCCAGCCGGCAGCCATTAGGCAGGAAGACGCCTGCAGGGGTGCGGCCACGCCATCCAGCATGGCAGGGCAGTGGGGAGGGCCCTGACCACAGGTgccacctccctcctcccaggaCCGTCCCCTACGTGACTGTGCTGGTGTGGGCAGCGGGCACTGGGGCTGTGGCCAGGGGAAGGGAGGCCCGGGTGCCCGCCCCATATGCCACTCGCCTCTGTCCTCCCAGTCACCCTTCCCCCGCCACGCCTCGGCTGGGGTGCCAGTGCCAGGAGGCGCCACATATGAGATTGCTGCTCACCCGCCACGTGGCCTGGGCCTTGGCCTCACTTGGACGTAGGGTCAAGCGCTGCCCGCGTGGAGCTAGAGGAGCGTTCGAGAGAACCCATGGAGGCACCCGGCCCAGCAGCTGCCCCAACCTGGAGAGCCCCACTGTGCCCAGACACCAGGGCCCCTGTGGGATCCAGCAACATCCCTGGCCAAGGAACTCCTGCCGAGAGTGCCACAGCCACAGCCAAGGAAGTACAGGTGAGACAAGACGAGACGCCCTCAGCCCAACGTGCCCTGAGACCCCACAGCCAGGTGACCTCCCGAGGCGGCCTTGGGCCTAAACACCGGGCTCAGGCAGAGTCAGTCCCGACCCCAGCTGCAGAGTCAGATCAGCTGCTGCTGGGCCGCCAAGCCCGGGCAAGGCCCTCCCTGCTCCCAGCTGTGGAAGATGGTGGCGGTGCGTCAGAGGGTCTCTTACTGCACAGGGGCAGCTGTGGCTGACTGTCCCAGCCAGAAAGCTCTAGACCCAAGCATCCCAACAGCTCAGACCCCTGAGGCAGAGCACCTGCAGGTGCGAGTCCAGCCCCGGCTGCTCTGAAGCCCTCAGCAGGGCTTGCCGAAGCCCAGGTTCAGTCCTGACCTGGTAAGGCTCTGGTTCCTTAGCTGGGGGTGGGAAGGGCGGCCATCTAACCGGGCAGACGAATCACCGTGGCCCGCCGCCCCAGGACATCGCACAGCCTGCCAAGCATACCCTCCCGTCGGCCAGGCTCACACACCTGGGAGAACCGGCCGCAGCCCAAAGGGGCCCTTGGTGGGGGAGATGCCTCGGACGATGCAGTCGAACAGGAAGCTGATCTGCTCCCCCTCGGCCGAGGACAGGAAGAAGACACCAGCCCCTGCAGAGGAAGGACAGAGACAGGTCAGCCTGGCCCGAGTGCGGGCTGGGGACCCTGAAGAGGAGGAACTCAGGAAACCAGAGCAAACTCCGTCAAGAGCCGACAACACCCCGCCTGGCCCCGTGAAGCCGGGTGCCCAGAGCCGACACCCCGCCTGGCCCCACGAAGCCGGGTCCCCAGAGCCTCTGCACTCCCCACGGACCCCACCGCGCCCTTCTAACTTGGCAGCATCTTGGAACAGCTGGGGCTGCTGGGCGCCGGGGTGAGTGCTGCTTCGCCCATCCTAGGTCCTGCAGCGGACAGGgcgtggggaggagggagggggtgcCCTGACCTAGACAGAGATGGGTGCCCCCGCCCACACACCTGCCTGCTTTGGGGATGGGGATGTGGCTGCTCCACCAGCCGGCAGGTACTTGATCAGTCCCTCCTCTGCCCCAAGGGCTCGGCGACCCCGCCCCCTCAGCCGTCTTGAGGGCAAATGAAGCAGCCGGGAGACCCCAGAGACATCAAGTAGGGTCCCCTCAGGGCTCCACAGCCACAGGAGAAGGGAGCTGTGCCACCTGGAGCTGGGGTGACATCCCAGGACGGCTGCAGTGTGACCGCACTTCCTTCCCTGGGGCTGTCGTGGGGGCTGCGTTCAGATGTTTGCAAAAGGCGTGGCATGGCAGCCGCCCACACATGCTGCGGCCGTCACTGCTGGTCAGCACCATGTCCTCCCCACCTTAGACGGCCTCCCCACCTCCTCAGTCATCTTTCATGGGGAAGCTGGAGCTCCCAGTGTGTGGGTGCCACCCTGAGGTCGTGTGCAGCATGCTGGGACCGgcacccacccccacacccccacaGCAGCAGGAGGGCCCCCGGGGGCCACCTCAGCGTCACTGGCAGAGCGACGCAGCCCCCACCCATGGAGAAGCTCCAGCTGCGAGTCACGGGGTCGCTGCCCTCCCTGCCAGGGGTGAATGAAGCCCTGGCGGCTGCGTGAATGGACGACTGGGCTGGCTGCACCCGGCTGGACACTCCGGCTGGCGTCACCTCACAGGAATCCCGCCCGCTCCAGGGCCTCTGCCCATTGCCCAAAGAAAGGCACGCAGGAGGGAAGGCGCCGGGTCGGGCaggaggggtggggaagggaaatcTCAGCATTAGAACCCGCGCTGCCTGCCACCCAGTCACGCTACGCCTTCACGGAACGCAGGCTGTAGATTCCAGGGACACGGAACTCGGGCCAGCCCCGACACGTGGCAATGCTGCCGGCCCCTTGGCGGCCAGCCCGGGCACACGAGGGCGAGCAGTACCTG from Piliocolobus tephrosceles isolate RC106 chromosome 3, ASM277652v3, whole genome shotgun sequence includes:
- the DOK7 gene encoding protein Dok-7 isoform X3, encoding MTSWSWPGTSPRLSRGSGSCPTSGATGPCRADSSLKAGPGAGVFFLSSAEGEQISFLFDCIVRGISPTKGPFGLRPVLPDPSPPGPSTVEERVAQEALETLQLEKRLSLLSHAGRLGSGGDDRSLSSSSSEASHLDVSASSRLTAWPEQSLSSASTSQEGPRPAAAQAPGEAMLGASRPPPKPLRPRQLQEVGRQSSSDSGIATGSHSSYSGSLSSYAGSSLDVWRATDELGSLLSLPAAGAPEPSLCTCLPGAVEYQVPTSLRPHYDTPRSLRLVPRDHSPASQGSPGDGAAGDSGGQTSAGCPSGWLGTRRRGLVTEAPQGSEATLPSPAPGEPWEAGSPHAGPSPAFFSACPVCGGLKVNPPP
- the DOK7 gene encoding protein Dok-7 isoform X2 yields the protein MTEAALVEGQVKLRDGKKWKSRWLVLRKPSPVAGAGVFFLSSAEGEQISFLFDCIVRGISPTKGPFGLRPVLPDPSPPGPSTVEERVAQEALETLQLEKRLSLLSHAGRLGSGGDDRSLSSSSSEASHLDVSASSRLTAWPEQSLSSASTSQEGPRPAAAQAPGEAMLGASRPPPKPLRPRQLQEVGRQSSSDSGIATGSHSSYSGSLSSYAGSSLDVWRATDELGSLLSLPAAGAPEPSLCTCLPGAVEYQVPTSLRPHYDTPRSLRLVPRDHSPASQGSPGDGAAGDSGGQTSAGCPSGWLGTRRRGLVTEAPQGSEATLPSPAPGEPWEAGSPHAGPSPAFFSACPVCGGLKGVAASASGPATAHSGSPGPVAVDSPGPERPRGESPAYVNIPVSPSSRKQLHYMGLELQEASEGVRGASASLYAQIDITATEMAHRVGAQHARAREEQLSELEQRKAAPQ
- the DOK7 gene encoding protein Dok-7 isoform X1 produces the protein MTEAALVEGQVKLRDGKKWKSRWLVLRKPSPVADCLLMLVYKDKSERSKGLRERSSLTLQDICGLEPGLPYEGLAHTLAIVCLSQAVMLGFDSHEAMCAWDARIRYALGEVHRFHVTVAPGTKLESGPATLHLCNDILVLARDIPPAVTGQWKLSDLRRYGAVPSGFIFEGGTRCGYWAGVFFLSSAEGEQISFLFDCIVRGISPTKGPFGLRPVLPDPSPPGPSTVEERVAQEALETLQLEKRLSLLSHAGRLGSGGDDRSLSSSSSEASHLDVSASSRLTAWPEQSLSSASTSQEGPRPAAAQAPGEAMLGASRPPPKPLRPRQLQEVGRQSSSDSGIATGSHSSYSGSLSSYAGSSLDVWRATDELGSLLSLPAAGAPEPSLCTCLPGAVEYQVPTSLRPHYDTPRSLRLVPRDHSPASQGSPGDGAAGDSGGQTSAGCPSGWLGTRRRGLVTEAPQGSEATLPSPAPGEPWEAGSPHAGPSPAFFSACPVCGGLKGVAASASGPATAHSGSPGPVAVDSPGPERPRGESPAYVNIPVSPSSRKQLHYMGLELQEASEGVRGASASLYAQIDITATEMAHRVGAQHARAREEQLSELEQRKAAPQ